A genomic window from Trueperella bialowiezensis includes:
- a CDS encoding ANTAR domain-containing response regulator has product MKDDTDPATVRAIVVEDETLIRLDIVETLEDAGYTVVAEGATGDEAVALAEEHDPDLIVMDVKMPGMDGISAAERILNDHHTAIVMLTAFSQKELVERARDAGAMAYVVKPFTPEDLVPAVEIALSRSKEIASLEKEVATLAEKFETRKRVDQAKGLLQQKMGLTEPEAFRWIQKTSMDRRLTMREVADAVVEQVGGNKDA; this is encoded by the coding sequence ATCAAAGACGATACAGACCCCGCAACCGTGCGTGCCATCGTCGTCGAAGACGAGACGCTCATTCGCTTGGATATCGTTGAAACGTTAGAAGATGCCGGATATACCGTAGTAGCCGAAGGTGCGACTGGCGATGAGGCCGTCGCATTGGCTGAAGAGCACGATCCGGATCTCATCGTCATGGACGTGAAAATGCCGGGGATGGATGGGATCAGCGCGGCGGAACGTATTTTGAACGACCATCACACGGCTATCGTGATGCTGACCGCCTTCTCGCAGAAGGAACTTGTGGAGCGGGCTCGGGACGCGGGTGCGATGGCCTACGTGGTTAAACCATTTACGCCGGAGGATCTCGTGCCTGCGGTTGAAATCGCGCTGTCGCGTTCGAAGGAGATCGCATCCTTGGAAAAGGAAGTGGCTACACTTGCGGAAAAGTTCGAGACGCGTAAGCGAGTGGATCAGGCGAAGGGTCTTCTGCAGCAGAAGATGGGTTTGACTGAGCCGGAAGCGTTCAGGTGGATTCAAAAGACGTCAATGGATCGGCGCCTGACAATGCGTGAAGTTGCGGACGCCGTCGTCGAACAGGTTGGCGGCAACAAGGACGCCTAG
- a CDS encoding PaaI family thioesterase: MNTNWTQLADTLEITVITNTPSECVVDMPTHAARQPYGALHGGANGVVVEHAGSLLAHANAPDGKIAVGTELSVAQLAPNTTDTVRARATTLKAGRSSFTALVDVVDAAGHRTASGRLTCVYISR; encoded by the coding sequence ATGAACACTAACTGGACTCAGCTGGCAGACACGCTCGAGATCACGGTCATCACCAACACGCCGAGCGAATGCGTGGTCGACATGCCAACGCATGCCGCACGCCAACCCTACGGAGCACTCCACGGCGGTGCCAACGGCGTCGTCGTCGAACATGCCGGATCCCTGCTCGCCCACGCAAACGCGCCAGACGGCAAAATTGCAGTCGGCACAGAACTATCGGTCGCACAACTAGCACCAAACACAACCGATACGGTGCGCGCACGAGCAACCACACTCAAAGCTGGGCGTTCCAGTTTCACCGCGCTCGTCGACGTCGTCGACGCGGCCGGGCACCGCACGGCATCCGGCCGGCTCACCTGCGTATATATCAGCCGCTAG